The sequence below is a genomic window from Phoenix dactylifera cultivar Barhee BC4 chromosome 8, palm_55x_up_171113_PBpolish2nd_filt_p, whole genome shotgun sequence.
TTCTCATTTAATAATATTCCAAGTCCACGGATAAGAAAACCTAAAAGAGACATTATCTCAAATTACCTACTAGCACAGAACAAAAATCAAGCCGTTGTCTTCGACAACACAACCATATGTAATATAAATAAATGATAAGCCAACACCTAGCATCGCCGCTCGCACACACAATGACCATAACTGACGATACCAAGGCGACTGGCGACTCCAAGCCCCACCAATGCAGAGCTCTTCTTGGTTCACTTTTTCTTTGCCGCCGGTTTGGTAACCTTGGCTCCAGTTGGATCCTTCTTCTCCACACTCTTGATGACACCAACTGCAACCGTCTTCCTCATGTCCCTGACAGCAAACCTCCCCAGAGGAGGATACTCAGAGAAAGTGTCAACCACCATAGGCTTAGTGGGAATCATTTTTACAAACCCAGCATCACCATTTTTTAAGAACTTTGGCTCCTTCTCCAGCTCCTTACCAGACCGCCTGTCAATCTTGGTTAAAATCTCAGCAAATTTGACAGCAATGTGAGGGGTGTGGCAGTCAAGGACTGGGGCATAGACATTCCCAATCTGCCCTGGGTGGTTCATTATAATAACTTGTGAGGTGAAGCTAGCAGCCTCTTTGGCCAGGCCATCCTTAGAGTTGGAGGCAACATCCCCTCGCTTCAGATCCTTAACTGCAACATTCTTAACATTAAAGCCCACGTTGTCACCGGGAAGGGCTTCCTGGAGAGCCTCATGGTGCATCTCCACAGACTTGACTTCAGTCGTGAGGCCAGAGGGCCCGAAGGTGACAGCCATTCCAGGCTTCAGGATTCCAGTCTCAACACGCCCCAGAGGGACAGTTCCAATGCCTCCAATCTTGTAGACATCCTGAAGGGGAAGGCGCAGGGGCTTGTCTGATGGACGCTTGGGCTCTTGGATCATGTCAAGAGCTTCCAGTAGGGTTGGGCCCTTGTACCAGCCAAGGTTGGTGGATCTCTCGATCATGTTATCACCTTCAAAACCAGAAATTGGGACAAAGGGAATCTCTTCAGGGTTGTAGCCGACCTTCTTGAGGTATGAAGAAACCTCCTTCACATTCTCATCATACCTTGCCTTGGAATATTTGGGTGTGGTTGCATCCATCTGTCAACAAATGATATATAAGCTTCATTATGAATGCACGACATGAAGTAAGAAATACTTCCTATCAGTCTTATTTGTGGATTGCATCCTTACCTTGTTGCAGCAGCAGATCATTTGCTTCACTCCAAGGGTGAAAGCAAGAAGGGCATGCCCACGAGTCTGAGGTGTTCCTGTAATCATATTCTTGATGAAGTCACGGGGAATTGACCAGCTTCAAACCCACGAGTAGTGGAGTCAATAATGAGGACAGCACAGTCAGCCTGAGATGTTCCTGTAATCATATTCTTGATGAAGTCACAATGCCCAGGAGCATCAATGACAGTACAGTAGTACTTGGTGGGCTCGAACTTCCACAGTGCAATATCAATGGTGATGCCACACTCCCATTCAGCCTTAAGCTTGTCAAGAACCCAGGCATGCTTGAATGACCTCTTGTTCATCTCAGCAGCTTCCTTCTCAAACCTCTCAATCACACGCTTGTCAATGCCTCCAAGCTTGTATATGAGATGTCCAGTGGACTTCCCAGAATCGACATGGCCAATGACCACAATGTTAATGTGAACCGTCTCCTTTCCCATTTACAAGTTCACGAAGGGCTAAGATCTGCAAAATGATTAGACCTTGATTACTAAACGATGTAGATGAGGTTGACAAAATCTGCAAATTTCCTTTAGTGCATAGATGAGTTGTGCAAACTGCAAAGTTCACAGACAAAAGGGGAAAAAGCAACAGTTCAACCTAGCAGGACAGACAATGTAACAGAACTCATATATTAAAAAGGTCAGACACCATTCCCATTAACAATGGTGTGAGCTACAATATCCATAGGTGCATGACCATGGCAATGAGTCAGATTATCTTAGATTAAATTTGACAGTGATAGTCAAAGGAAATGCTCAAAATAATCTTAAAAcatcaaatttcaaataattGAGTCCGGAGTTCAGCCATTAGTCACTTGATGGACTACTGGACTTTGTATCTTAATTCCACATATATTTCAGGACATCTGTAACAAAACACAATAAAGTTTTATGTATCTGAAGCTTAAGCTCCATTGTAAGTCAATAGGAACAACATTCTGATAAAGCTGGCAGCAGAGATGATCAGGCCTCTACTACTGTACAAGACTGGAAAATAATTGTATTAAATGTTAAAGGCTAAGAAATTGTAAGATCTCCAATAGAGTTTTCATTTTTAATTTCAGACACTACAACTTTGTCGTATGTATGATATGCTGGGATTCTTCAACCATACTGAAAGAAGGATATGAAAGTAGAAAACAAATCCAAAGAAAATCACACAATTTTCAGAAGCAAATGAAATTGCATATAAATAGTTGCAAGTATATCAGATAGCATAAATTCCCAGATGATAAACAATATTCTAACGTTAGACAAATAAGGTGGGAAGTGCTCGTAAAATCCATATGCAAAGAACTAAACTAATCCACTTGGCAATATGGTATTGAAGTCCTATCCatatttcctttcctttccttcttaGGTGTCTTTCGTTGCATTCTTAAATTATCAACATCCAAATTCAAATGCTTATGGCATGTGAGGTTATTGCATCTTTAAAGTTAACAGATTCATCAATCTCATCTAAGTTTATAAAGTTTTCTATTTCTTCACTTAAATAAGCATAATAATCATCTAATTATAATGGAGGTTCTCGAGATCTTTTCCTACCACAAAGTTGATCTAAAAAAGATTCGCCACTTTCATTGATGTTCTCACTGATAAATTCTAGTGGACTTCTTTGTTCAGTTACTTCTAGAGGGTCATTAGTTATTGATCGGTGGTTCTGATTAGGTTCTTCTAGGAATATTGCATCTCTACTTTTGACTAAACCCTTGTCTTCATTACAAAATCTATATCCTTTTGAAGCTTCTAGATAagtaatatttttcaaaataagtaTCCACCTTACTTCTAAGAGGTTGTGGTACTAATATATAAGCTAATAAACTCCATTTTCTTAAGTTGCTTAGGCGGGGTTTTCTACTCATCCATAATTTATATAAGGTAGACTCTATAACTTTATTGGGAACCCTATTTAATATGTACATTGCAATATTTAATGCTTCACGCCAGAAAACTTTAGGCAGAGAAACATATGCAACCACAAATCCAGTCATATTTAAAAGAGTTCTATTATACCTTCCAACAACACCATTTTGATGTGTAGAGTAAGGATGGTAGTTTAATGAATAATTCCATTTTCTTTACAAAATTGAGTAAACTCAACGGAATCAACCTCACCACCTATATCAGTCCTAAGGACTTTAATTTGTCTACCCAACTGGTTTTCTACCTctgttttgtatttttttaaaaaaaattaaggttTCTAATTTTCTATTGatcaaatagacataaccatatccAGAAAAATCGTCAATAAAATGAGAAAGTTTTCTTTATTTCtatgtatttttatattcaaagttCTACCATATAATAGTAAATAACATCAAGCAATGATTGCCCTAATTCTTTTTGGAAAAGGAAATAGACATTTTACTAGATAAGCTATATTCACATgtttaaattcaacattctcTAAATTAGTTATTAAACTTTACTAATTAATCTCTTTGTTTTATCCTTACCTTAATGACCAAGTCTAAGAATGTCAAGTATAAGAATCAACAAACAAAGCATCACCAATATAAGCAAAAGAAGATGCATTACTATTGTTACCAGCACCATTAAGCATAAACAAATTATGACCATCAACAAGTCGGTCCCAAGCATCAATGCAACCATCTTTCCAGTGATTATTTTAACCAATAAGAAGAGTACATCAATGTCTTTTTGGAATAAGACAGAGATAGAAATAATATTATGCCTCACATTGAGCATAAAATACACAGATTAAAACAAAATCTTCTTGCCCAGCATTTAGACTGCAGGTTCCTGCATCTAAAACATTTGAACAGGTGCAACTTCCCATGTAGATCTTCTTTTCACTTGATCTGAACtcctcaaaattttcaaaaaaatcttTGGAGCAAGTGATGTGACGATTTGCCCCTGAATAAATCCACCAGCCATTGATATCTCGATCAACAAAGAGGTATTTAGAACAAACACAAACAAAATTCCTTCCACCATTTGTTTTATACTTGTCCATTTCTATTTTGATTCTGTGAGCAATTTGCTTTCAAATGGTCTAGACTTCCACAGGTGAAACAATATTTCTTTGATTGATCCACTCGAGTTTCTTAGAAAAAAGGGTTTTTACCCTTAATTTTGAACTATCCtccatttttattaaatttacccTTGAATCTATTACTATTAAagatttttttatcattttgttTTGGGGCTTCTTGAACAATCAAGTATTCATTTTTTTAACTATATTCATGTGTTCTTGTTCAAGTTCCAGCTGCATAGGTAAGACcattaaattcaaaaatttggcattcAATCTTAAAGCTACCATAATTGTTTTCCATAAAGGAGGCAAGCTATTCAAGATGGTCGAGACCTGCATTttctcataaattttatttccaGCTATTGCAGGATCTTTAGCCATCACCAACATTTTATTAACATGTTTTACAATAATATTTCCTTCTTACATCTCATAAGACTTATATCTATCAAGAAGAAGTTGAACATGTATCTTTGAATATGTGTCATACTTTTTAGCTATTACCTCTATCATtgttcttctcatttcatattcttCAGACACTCTAATTAAATCCTCTTGCATGAAAGTTAACAAAGACAACTTAATAATCAAATCatcttttttcaatttttttctaatttcttcttcTCATCTTCAGTTGGTTTACCACTAAGTTTCT
It includes:
- the LOC103717226 gene encoding elongation factor 1-alpha-like isoform X1, whose protein sequence is MITGTPQTRGHALLAFTLGVKQMICCCNKMDATTPKYSKARYDENVKEVSSYLKKVGYNPEEIPFVPISGFEGDNMIERSTNLGWYKGPTLLEALDMIQEPKRPSDKPLRLPLQDVYKIGGIGTVPLGRVETGILKPGMAVTFGPSGLTTEVKSVEMHHEALQEALPGDNVGFNVKNVAVKDLKRGDVASNSKDGLAKEAASFTSQVIIMNHPGQIGNVYAPVLDCHTPHIAVKFAEILTKIDRRSGKELEKEPKFLKNGDAGFVKMIPTKPMVVDTFSEYPPLGRFAVRDMRKTVAVGVIKSVEKKDPTGAKVTKPAAKKK
- the LOC103717226 gene encoding elongation factor 1-alpha-like isoform X2; translated protein: MGKETVHINIVVIGHVDSGKSTGHLIYKLGGIDKRVIERFEKEAAEMNKRSFKHAWVLDKLKAEWECGITIDIALWKFEPTKYYCTVIDAPGHCDFIKNMITGTSQADCAVLIIDSTTRGFEAGTPQTRGHALLAFTLGVKQMICCCNKMDATTPKYSKARYDENVKEVSSYLKKVGYNPEEIPFVPISGFEGDNMIERSTNLGWYKGPTLLEALDMIQEPKRPSDKPLRLPLQDVYKIGGIGTVPLGRVETGILKPGMAVTFGPSGLTTEVKSVEMHHEALQEALPGDNVGFNVKNVAVKDLKRGDVASNSKDGLAKEAASFTSQVIIMNHPGQIGNVYAPVLDCHTPHIAVKFAEILTKIDRRSGKELEKEPKFLKNGDAGFVKMIPTKPMVVDTFSEYPPLGRFAVRDMRKTVAVGVIKSVEKKDPTGAKVTKPAAKKK